The Arachis duranensis cultivar V14167 chromosome 2, aradu.V14167.gnm2.J7QH, whole genome shotgun sequence genome has a window encoding:
- the LOC107474647 gene encoding 10 kDa chaperonin, mitochondrial, translating to MAKRLVPLLNRVLVEKIIPPSKTNTGILLPEKTTKLNSGKVIAVGPGLRGKDGNLIPLAVKEGDTVLLPEYGGTEVKLADKEYYLYRDEDIMGTLHE from the exons ATGGCGAAGCGCCTTGTTCCTCTACTGAATCGTGTATTGGTTGAGAAAATCATCCCTCCATCGAAGACCAACACTGGCATTCTCTTACCAGAGAAGACCACCAAG TTGAACTCTGGAAAAGTTATCGCTGTTGGACCCGGTCTTCGTGGCAAGGACGGGAACCTAATTCCTCTTGCCGTGAAGGAAGGCGACACTGTCCTTTTACCTGAATATGGAGGAACAGAGGTGAAACTTGCTGACAAAGA GTATTATCTGTATCGGGACGAAGACATTATGGGGACACTCCATGAATGA